One segment of Stenotrophomonas sp. SAU14A_NAIMI4_8 DNA contains the following:
- a CDS encoding DUF2059 domain-containing protein, whose amino-acid sequence MTRLVPALPARLRRVALLLALAACSSPVWAAPPTDSDINRLLAASRAQTMLDAALPQIEAMQQQQFQQATAQRQLTAQQQEQLQRIQARTNQTLRQALSWQQLRPMYVDLYKKTFSKEDVLAMAEFYESPAGQSLLDKTPALMQNVMVAIQTRMQPLITDLQKDLEAIVNEPEKK is encoded by the coding sequence ATGACCCGCCTTGTTCCCGCCCTGCCCGCGCGCCTGCGCCGCGTTGCCCTGCTGCTGGCCCTGGCCGCGTGCAGCAGCCCGGTCTGGGCCGCGCCGCCGACCGACAGCGACATCAACCGCCTGCTGGCCGCATCGCGCGCGCAGACCATGCTCGACGCGGCGCTGCCGCAGATCGAAGCGATGCAGCAGCAGCAGTTCCAGCAGGCCACCGCGCAGCGCCAACTGACCGCCCAGCAGCAGGAACAGCTGCAGCGCATCCAGGCGCGCACCAACCAGACCCTGCGCCAGGCGCTGTCGTGGCAGCAGCTGCGGCCGATGTATGTCGATCTCTACAAGAAGACCTTCAGCAAGGAAGACGTGCTGGCCATGGCCGAGTTCTACGAGAGCCCGGCCGGCCAGAGCCTGCTGGACAAGACCCCGGCACTGATGCAGAACGTGATGGTGGCCATCCAGACGCGCATGCAGCCGCTGATCACCGATCTGCAGAAGGACCTGGAAGCGATCGTGAACGAGCCGGAAAAGAAGTAA
- the arfB gene encoding alternative ribosome rescue aminoacyl-tRNA hydrolase ArfB, producing the protein MGSGPVTISAQLEIPDGEIVERFVRASGAGGQNVNKVSTAVELRFDVAGSPSLPEPLRERLLARRDRRMTGEGVLVIDAQRFRTQDRNREDARERLAAFIQAGLNVPKPRKATKPSLGSKLRRLDAKRGRAQIKRGRSSRDWE; encoded by the coding sequence ATGGGCAGTGGACCGGTCACCATCAGCGCGCAGCTTGAAATCCCCGACGGCGAGATCGTCGAGCGGTTCGTGCGTGCCAGCGGTGCCGGTGGGCAGAACGTCAACAAGGTGTCCACCGCGGTGGAACTGCGTTTCGATGTGGCCGGCTCGCCCTCGTTGCCCGAGCCGCTGCGCGAGCGCCTGCTGGCGCGCCGCGACCGGCGCATGACCGGCGAAGGCGTGCTTGTCATCGATGCGCAACGGTTCCGCACCCAGGATCGCAATCGCGAGGATGCGCGCGAGCGGCTGGCGGCCTTCATCCAGGCTGGGCTGAACGTGCCCAAGCCGCGCAAGGCCACCAAGCCGTCCCTGGGCTCGAAACTGCGTCGTCTGGACGCCAAACGCGGGCGCGCGCAGATCAAGCGCGGGCGCTCATCACGTGACTGGGAGTGA
- a CDS encoding lysophospholipid acyltransferase family protein has translation MPQVKPNAFLRWLARCTLRLGGWKVTGTLPDIPRLVFIIAPHSSNWDGLWGMAAKIALGMKVKVLGKASLFWWPLGPLLHRLGVIPLDRSAPQGTVGQAVDLLRNNEKMWFAITPEGTRKAVKDWKAGFLKIARMADVPVLAAYFHYPEKTIGIGPLFTPTGDDAADMAAIREFYRPWMGKTRGTV, from the coding sequence ATGCCGCAGGTCAAACCCAACGCCTTCCTGCGCTGGCTGGCGCGCTGCACCCTGCGCCTGGGCGGCTGGAAGGTGACCGGCACGCTGCCGGACATTCCGCGCCTGGTCTTCATCATCGCCCCGCATTCGTCCAACTGGGACGGGCTGTGGGGCATGGCGGCCAAGATCGCGCTGGGCATGAAGGTGAAGGTGCTGGGCAAGGCCTCGCTGTTCTGGTGGCCGCTGGGCCCGCTGCTGCACCGGCTGGGGGTGATCCCGCTGGACCGCAGTGCGCCGCAGGGCACGGTCGGCCAGGCCGTGGACCTGCTGCGCAACAACGAAAAAATGTGGTTCGCCATCACCCCCGAAGGCACCCGCAAGGCGGTGAAGGACTGGAAGGCCGGTTTCCTGAAGATCGCGCGGATGGCCGACGTGCCGGTCCTGGCGGCGTACTTCCATTACCCGGAAAAGACCATCGGCATCGGCCCGCTGTTCACCCCCACCGGCGATGATGCGGCCGACATGGCGGCCATCCGTGAGTTCTACCGCCCGTGGATGGGCAAGACCCGCGGCACGGTCTGA